A DNA window from Bradyrhizobium barranii subsp. barranii contains the following coding sequences:
- a CDS encoding lipopolysaccharide biosynthesis protein has translation MLNRHFSIYLVAYILPAAVGFFAVTAYTRLLTPAEYGVYVVGISLAGILGAIFFAWIKLSVSRYQAMSAEVDFRGTAMVAFGLTAAVLCATTPLVILFRSDLSAELLLASMFVAIMANAVDVGQEFERAKLRPYRFAAISIVRSVSSVGFGLLGIWLGWGGLGLLAAFGLGSLTGSILNLVGDRTKIARFERSQFMQLARYGLPLTLAGLSVAVYSACDRLIVAYLLGKDAAGIFGVAADLPRQFMVMIASSVAAATVPLVFRSLSEKNNETTRERLSESLELLLVVVAPVAVWLALAADQVAGTLVGVDFRAGVSALLPTLVLARFFGIANQFYVQISFQLAERPFMLAAQSFLTLVLSVALMFALVAGYGLYGAALATLATEALGFVVAVALMHRAHPVPFDVNRLAGVAASAAAMAGAILIARMQAGGTGIVALMVVSSAGGVAYAAAAWLLNVANVRTLSLRFLRTFNRKALGV, from the coding sequence CCGCAGCGGTGGGTTTCTTTGCGGTCACGGCCTACACGCGGCTGCTGACGCCGGCCGAGTACGGCGTCTATGTCGTCGGCATCAGCCTTGCCGGCATATTGGGCGCGATCTTCTTCGCCTGGATCAAGCTGTCGGTGTCCCGCTATCAGGCGATGTCGGCGGAGGTGGATTTTCGCGGCACGGCGATGGTCGCCTTCGGGCTGACGGCCGCGGTCCTCTGCGCCACCACGCCGCTGGTCATTCTGTTCCGTAGCGACCTCAGTGCCGAGCTGCTGCTCGCCAGCATGTTCGTGGCGATCATGGCCAATGCCGTCGATGTCGGCCAGGAATTCGAGCGCGCCAAATTGCGCCCCTACAGGTTCGCGGCGATCTCGATCGTCCGCAGCGTGTCGAGCGTCGGCTTTGGCCTGCTCGGCATCTGGCTCGGCTGGGGTGGCTTGGGATTGCTCGCCGCGTTCGGCCTGGGCTCGCTCACCGGCAGCATCCTCAATCTCGTCGGCGACCGCACGAAGATCGCCCGCTTCGAGCGAAGCCAGTTCATGCAGCTGGCGCGCTACGGCCTGCCGCTGACGCTGGCCGGATTGTCCGTTGCGGTCTATTCGGCCTGCGACCGGCTCATCGTCGCTTATCTGCTCGGCAAGGACGCCGCCGGCATTTTCGGCGTCGCCGCCGATCTGCCGCGCCAGTTCATGGTCATGATCGCCTCCAGCGTCGCCGCGGCAACCGTGCCGCTGGTGTTCCGGTCGTTGTCGGAGAAGAACAACGAGACGACGCGGGAGCGCCTGAGCGAGAGCCTCGAGCTGCTGCTCGTCGTCGTCGCGCCCGTTGCCGTCTGGCTCGCGCTCGCGGCCGACCAGGTCGCGGGCACGCTCGTCGGCGTCGATTTCCGCGCCGGCGTGTCGGCGCTGCTGCCGACGCTGGTGCTCGCGCGCTTCTTCGGCATCGCCAATCAATTCTATGTGCAGATCAGCTTCCAGCTCGCCGAGCGGCCGTTCATGCTGGCGGCGCAGTCCTTCCTCACGCTCGTTCTAAGCGTGGCACTGATGTTCGCGCTGGTGGCCGGCTACGGCCTTTACGGCGCAGCGCTCGCCACCCTCGCCACCGAAGCGCTCGGCTTCGTCGTCGCCGTCGCCCTGATGCACCGGGCCCATCCCGTGCCGTTCGACGTCAACCGCCTCGCCGGCGTTGCGGCTTCGGCTGCGGCGATGGCGGGCGCTATCCTCATTGCGCGGATGCAGGCCGGCGGTACCGGTATCGTGGCGTTGATGGTCGTCAGCTCCGCGGGTGGGGTTGCTTACGCCGCTGCGGCCTGGCTGCTCAACGTCGCGAATGTGCGGACGTTGTCGCTGCGCTTCCTGCGGACGTTCAACCGCAAGGCGCTGGGCGTATAG
- a CDS encoding SDR family NAD(P)-dependent oxidoreductase, which produces MNPNFSLAPGFHAVVIGGAGDIGAAISNQFCDLGATVTATGANEADLSRTLLKPRAGLTLATLDVTDDAAVTSFARNHKRVDALINCAGILARDKEFEIETFMKVLDVNLTGTFRTCMAFHPLLAEQTGSIVNIASMNATLALPRIPAYCASKGGVVMLTKALALKWAEEGIRVNAVAPGYVETAINAAGRGDLAHYQRVADRTAFKRWGQPEDIAGAVAFLCMPASQYATGTVIAVDGGFLAG; this is translated from the coding sequence ATGAATCCGAACTTTTCCCTCGCCCCCGGCTTCCATGCCGTTGTGATCGGCGGCGCCGGCGACATTGGTGCCGCCATCAGCAATCAATTCTGCGATCTGGGTGCGACGGTGACTGCAACCGGCGCGAACGAGGCGGACCTCTCGCGCACGCTGCTCAAACCGCGCGCGGGCCTCACGCTCGCGACGCTCGACGTCACCGATGATGCGGCCGTCACGTCCTTCGCCCGGAATCACAAGCGCGTCGACGCGCTGATCAACTGCGCCGGCATTCTCGCGCGCGACAAGGAATTCGAGATCGAGACCTTCATGAAGGTGCTCGACGTCAATCTCACCGGCACGTTCCGGACCTGCATGGCCTTCCATCCCCTGCTCGCGGAGCAGACGGGATCGATCGTCAACATCGCTTCGATGAACGCGACGTTGGCGCTGCCGCGGATTCCCGCCTATTGCGCCAGCAAGGGCGGCGTCGTGATGCTGACCAAGGCGCTGGCTTTGAAGTGGGCCGAAGAAGGCATCCGCGTCAACGCGGTCGCGCCCGGCTATGTCGAAACCGCGATCAACGCCGCCGGCCGCGGCGACCTTGCGCATTATCAGCGCGTCGCCGATCGCACCGCCTTCAAGCGCTGGGGACAGCCGGAGGACATTGCCGGCGCCGTTGCCTTCCTCTGCATGCCGGCTTCGCAATATGCGACCGGCACCGTCATTGCGGTGGATGGCGGCTTTCTGGCGGGGTAG
- a CDS encoding LacI family DNA-binding transcriptional regulator, translating to MRLTNAKSVKQGIRAVAARAGVSTASVSRALNNPDAVSPSLRARIEQAIDALGYIPHAPARILSSRRSRTLGAIVPTIDNTMFARGIASLQQYLSSVGYMLFLTTSGYDLDVELQQARNLISRGVDGLVLRGDCHHDGLRKLLADNAVPFINVGIYQPDRPYPCVGTDNEAAAHRAAAHVIELGHRRIGIVSALQRNNDRASARVAGFRRALSENGLELPSQWHVEVPYTLDDAREAARYLLGLEDRPTAVVCGNDVIAYGVLLEAERSGFSVPRDLSVVGFDDLDWSRHLRPSLTTIHVPTGETWQRAGEYLVRSLAGEQTIMHREIDFSLVVRESTAAPPKSLK from the coding sequence ATGAGACTGACCAACGCCAAGTCTGTGAAGCAGGGCATCCGCGCCGTGGCGGCCCGCGCCGGCGTCTCGACGGCATCGGTCTCGCGCGCCCTCAACAACCCCGACGCGGTGAGCCCTTCCTTGCGGGCGCGTATCGAGCAGGCCATCGACGCGCTCGGCTACATCCCGCATGCGCCGGCGCGCATCCTGTCGTCACGACGCTCGCGCACGCTTGGCGCAATCGTACCGACGATCGACAACACGATGTTCGCACGCGGCATCGCCTCGCTGCAGCAATATTTGTCGTCGGTCGGATACATGCTGTTTCTCACCACGAGCGGCTACGATCTCGACGTCGAATTGCAGCAGGCGCGCAATCTGATCAGCCGCGGCGTCGACGGCCTCGTGCTGCGCGGCGATTGCCATCACGACGGATTGCGCAAGCTGCTGGCGGACAATGCCGTACCCTTCATCAATGTCGGCATCTACCAGCCCGACCGGCCCTATCCTTGCGTCGGCACCGACAACGAAGCCGCCGCCCATCGCGCCGCCGCGCATGTCATCGAGCTCGGCCACCGCCGCATCGGGATCGTCTCGGCGCTCCAGCGCAACAACGACCGCGCCAGCGCGCGCGTCGCCGGCTTTCGCCGCGCGCTGTCGGAGAACGGGCTCGAATTGCCTTCGCAATGGCATGTCGAGGTGCCCTATACGCTGGACGACGCGCGCGAGGCGGCGCGCTATCTCCTGGGCCTCGAGGACCGTCCGACAGCCGTGGTGTGCGGCAACGACGTTATCGCCTATGGCGTGCTGCTCGAAGCCGAGCGCAGCGGCTTTTCGGTGCCGCGCGACCTGTCGGTGGTCGGCTTCGACGACCTCGACTGGAGCCGGCATTTGCGGCCGAGCCTGACCACGATCCACGTACCGACCGGAGAAACCTGGCAGCGCGCCGGTGAATATCTGGTGCGCAGCCTCGCCGGCGAGCAAACCATCATGCATCGCGAGATCGACTTCTCGCTGGTCGTCCGCGAGTCGACGGCAGCGCCTCCGAAATCCCTGAAGTGA